In Larimichthys crocea isolate SSNF chromosome VI, L_crocea_2.0, whole genome shotgun sequence, one genomic interval encodes:
- the stat2 gene encoding signal transducer and activator of transcription 2 isoform X3, translated as MAQWEKLRQLPAVYGQQLHELYDRDALPMDVRHYLSAWIEKQEWQRAARDHDLAMVLFQVLLENLDIQHSRFVQEESFLLQHNIRRYKQNFQRYLDDPCALASTILWFLEKEKEILRSADLAEQVQFLRVEQEAMETSSQQDLERKMAGLKNEVQCMEHTMLCLEEQQDEFDFKYQTHKMEAAVVDEAEKQEKIKLFQLLINRLNDCRKSTLADLNKLLDKIEELNDMLVKKELVEWQRRQQKACIGAPDNVCLDQLENWFTCVAVCLFQVREFLSKLEELVGKLSYANDPVKAQKPALQSRTDTLLEDLLKSSFVVETQPSMPQGKGPLVLRTNVQFSVKTRLLVKVPELNHSMKVNVSMDREAPQMKGYRRFNVLGSKTKALNMAESQSGGMVADFRHLTLKEQKSGGGKGISLSVTEELHLIYFDTVFEFKGLSVELQACSLPVIIISNSSQQQSAWASVLWFNMISLDTKDVMFFANCPAATWPQFGEMLSWQFLSATKRGLNDAQLEMIAHRLFGKKQDYGTCKVAWSKFSKENPPDTFWVWFDGILVMVKTYLENLWRDGHIMGFVNKSKEKSLLKKKQRGTFLLRFSESVIGAITFSWVDTTITGEPDIKTVQPFTKVDLSQIPFHEIIRNFQILEAENIPENPLVYLYPNTPKDEAFGKYYTEKTGSDSPYIKYIKTKLMFVSKENTLEAKSPMPSDMAQGEALEPINGLCEEAAEQNEDPQTLTSPLEMYHPDPMLSSSVAGPEEDLLMYLNNPNLFADIMQEEPALPDYSLQAFHGLPVQSCGSIFQ; from the exons ATGGCACAGTGGGAGAAACTGAGGCAGCTACCTGCTGTCTATGGACAGCAGCTCCACGAGCTCTACGACAGGGATGCTTTGCCTATGGATGTGCGGCACTACCTGTCAGCCTGGATAGAGAAGCAGGAGTG GCAACGAGCAGCCCGGGACCATGATTTGGCTATGGTGCTGTTCCAGGTCCTGCTGGAGAATCTGGATATCCAACACAGCCGTTTTGTGCAGGAGGAGTCGTTCTTACTGCAGCACAACATCAGACGTTATAAACAGAACTTTCAG AGGTACCTGGATGACCCGTGTGCCTTGGCAAGCACAATCCTGTGGTTtttggaaaaagagaaagaaatcctCCGGAGCGCTGATCTGGCCGAGCAG GTCCAGTTTTTGCGTGTTGAGCAGGAAGCCATGGAGACCAGCAGTCAGCAGGACCTTGAACGTAAAATGGCTGGCCTCAAGAACGAAGTGCAG TGCATGGAGCATACAATGTTATGTCTGGAGGAGCAGCAAGAtgagtttgattttaaataccAGACTCACAAGATGGAAG CAGCTGTGGTTGACGAGGCAGAGAAGCAAGAAAAAATCAAACTCTTTCAGTTACTTATCAACAGACTGAATGACTGTCGAAAG AGCACGCTGGCAGACCTAAATAAGCTGCTGGATAAAATTGAGGAACTGAACGACATGCTGGTGAAGAAGGAACTGGTGGAGTggcagaggaggcagcagaaaGCTTGCATTGGTGCTCCAGACAATGTTTGCCTGGATCAGCTCGAGAACTG GTTCAcctgtgttgcagtgtgtctGTTCCAGGTGCGGGAGTTTCTTAGTAAGCTGGAGGAGCTGGTTGGAAAATTGTCCTATGCCAATGACCCTGTGAAGGCCCAAAAACCGGCACTGCAGAGCAGAACAGATACTCTTTTAGAAGACTTACTCAAGAG TTCCTTCGTGGTTGAGACTCAGCCCTCCATGCCTCAGGGGAAAGGACCCCTGGTACTCCGCACAAACGTCCAGTTCTCTGTCAAGACCAG ACTTCTCGTTAAAGTTCCTGAGCTGAACCACTCCATGAAAGTGAATGTGTCCATGGACAG GGAGGCTCCTCAGATGAAAGG ATATCGACGCTTTAATGTTCTGGGCTCTAAAACCAAGGCTTTGAACATGGCAGAGAGCCAGAGTGGAGGCATGGTGGCAGACTTCAGACATCTG ACTCTGAAGGAGCAGAAGTCTGGAGGTGGCAAAGGA attTCTCTCAGTGTTACGGAGGAGCTGCATCTCATCTACTTTGACACTGTATTTGAGTTTAAAGGCTTGTCAGTTGAGCTGcag GCCTGCTCCCTCCCGGTGATCATCATCTCCAACTCCAGCCAGCAGCAGAGTGCCTGGGCTTCTGTCCTTTGGTTCAACATGATCAGTCTGGACACAAAG GATGTCATGTTCTTCGCCAACTGTCCTGCAGCCACTTGGCCGCAGTTTGGAGAAATGTTGAGCTGGCAGTTTCTCTCTGCCACTAAACGCGGTCTGAATGATGCTCAGTTGGAGATGATTGCACACAGACTCTTTG GAAAGAAACAGGACTATGGCACCTGTAAAGTAGCTTGGTCGAAATTCAGCAAG GAAAATCCTCCTGACACATTCTGGGTGTGGTTCGATGGCATTTTGGTGATGGTGAAAACATACCTTGAAAACCTGTGGAGGGATGG TCACATCATGGGTTTTGTGAACAAATCCAAAGAGAAGTCACtcctgaagaaaaaacagagaggcaCGTTCTTGTTGCGCTTCAGTGAAAGTGTCATCGGAGCAATCACCTTCTCTTGGGTGGACACCACTATAACTG gTGAACCTGACATAAAGACAGTGCAGCCCTTCACCAAAGTCGACCTCTCCCAGATTCCCTTCCATGAAATCATCAGGAATTTCCAGATCTTAGAGGCTGAAAACATTCCAGAAAATCCTCTAGTTTACCTTTATCCCAACACCCCCAAAGATGAGGCTTTCGGGAAATACTACACTGAGAAGACTGGAA GTGACAGTCCTTACATCAAGTACATCAAAACCaagctgatgtttgtttcaaaGGA GAACACACTGGAGGCTAAGTCACCCATGCCCTCTGACATGGCACAGGGTGAGGCCCTGGAGCCAATCAATGGCCTGTGTGAGGAGGCAGCTG aACAAAACGAGGATCCTCAAACTTTGACTTCGCCTCTGGAGATGTATCACCCTGATCCCATGCTGTCCAGCTCTGTCGCCGGCCCAGAGGAAGATTTACTGATGTATCTCAACAACCCCAACCTCTTTGCTGACATCATGCAAGAAGAGCCGGCGCTGCCTGATTACAGTCTTCAAGCATTTCATGGCCTGCCTGTACAATCCTGTGGAAGCATTTTCCAATAA
- the stat2 gene encoding signal transducer and activator of transcription 2 isoform X2 gives MAQWEKLRQLPAVYGQQLHELYDRDALPMDVRHYLSAWIEKQEWQRAARDHDLAMVLFQVLLENLDIQHSRFVQEESFLLQHNIRRYKQNFQRYLDDPCALASTILWFLEKEKEILRSADLAEQVQFLRVEQEAMETSSQQDLERKMAGLKNEVQCMEHTMLCLEEQQDEFDFKYQTHKMEAVVDEAEKQEKIKLFQLLINRLNDCRKSTLADLNKLLDKIEELNDMLVKKELVEWQRRQQKACIGAPDNVCLDQLENWFTCVAVCLFQVREFLSKLEELVGKLSYANDPVKAQKPALQSRTDTLLEDLLKSSFVVETQPSMPQGKGPLVLRTNVQFSVKTRLLVKVPELNHSMKVNVSMDREAPQMKGYRRFNVLGSKTKALNMAESQSGGMVADFRHLTLKEQKSGGGKGVSDISLSVTEELHLIYFDTVFEFKGLSVELQACSLPVIIISNSSQQQSAWASVLWFNMISLDTKDVMFFANCPAATWPQFGEMLSWQFLSATKRGLNDAQLEMIAHRLFGKKQDYGTCKVAWSKFSKENPPDTFWVWFDGILVMVKTYLENLWRDGHIMGFVNKSKEKSLLKKKQRGTFLLRFSESVIGAITFSWVDTTITGEPDIKTVQPFTKVDLSQIPFHEIIRNFQILEAENIPENPLVYLYPNTPKDEAFGKYYTEKTGSDSPYIKYIKTKLMFVSKENTLEAKSPMPSDMAQGEALEPINGLCEEAAEQNEDPQTLTSPLEMYHPDPMLSSSVAGPEEDLLMYLNNPNLFADIMQEEPALPDYSLQAFHGLPVQSCGSIFQ, from the exons ATGGCACAGTGGGAGAAACTGAGGCAGCTACCTGCTGTCTATGGACAGCAGCTCCACGAGCTCTACGACAGGGATGCTTTGCCTATGGATGTGCGGCACTACCTGTCAGCCTGGATAGAGAAGCAGGAGTG GCAACGAGCAGCCCGGGACCATGATTTGGCTATGGTGCTGTTCCAGGTCCTGCTGGAGAATCTGGATATCCAACACAGCCGTTTTGTGCAGGAGGAGTCGTTCTTACTGCAGCACAACATCAGACGTTATAAACAGAACTTTCAG AGGTACCTGGATGACCCGTGTGCCTTGGCAAGCACAATCCTGTGGTTtttggaaaaagagaaagaaatcctCCGGAGCGCTGATCTGGCCGAGCAG GTCCAGTTTTTGCGTGTTGAGCAGGAAGCCATGGAGACCAGCAGTCAGCAGGACCTTGAACGTAAAATGGCTGGCCTCAAGAACGAAGTGCAG TGCATGGAGCATACAATGTTATGTCTGGAGGAGCAGCAAGAtgagtttgattttaaataccAGACTCACAAGATGGAAG CTGTGGTTGACGAGGCAGAGAAGCAAGAAAAAATCAAACTCTTTCAGTTACTTATCAACAGACTGAATGACTGTCGAAAG AGCACGCTGGCAGACCTAAATAAGCTGCTGGATAAAATTGAGGAACTGAACGACATGCTGGTGAAGAAGGAACTGGTGGAGTggcagaggaggcagcagaaaGCTTGCATTGGTGCTCCAGACAATGTTTGCCTGGATCAGCTCGAGAACTG GTTCAcctgtgttgcagtgtgtctGTTCCAGGTGCGGGAGTTTCTTAGTAAGCTGGAGGAGCTGGTTGGAAAATTGTCCTATGCCAATGACCCTGTGAAGGCCCAAAAACCGGCACTGCAGAGCAGAACAGATACTCTTTTAGAAGACTTACTCAAGAG TTCCTTCGTGGTTGAGACTCAGCCCTCCATGCCTCAGGGGAAAGGACCCCTGGTACTCCGCACAAACGTCCAGTTCTCTGTCAAGACCAG ACTTCTCGTTAAAGTTCCTGAGCTGAACCACTCCATGAAAGTGAATGTGTCCATGGACAG GGAGGCTCCTCAGATGAAAGG ATATCGACGCTTTAATGTTCTGGGCTCTAAAACCAAGGCTTTGAACATGGCAGAGAGCCAGAGTGGAGGCATGGTGGCAGACTTCAGACATCTG ACTCTGAAGGAGCAGAAGTCTGGAGGTGGCAAAGGAGTGAGTGAT attTCTCTCAGTGTTACGGAGGAGCTGCATCTCATCTACTTTGACACTGTATTTGAGTTTAAAGGCTTGTCAGTTGAGCTGcag GCCTGCTCCCTCCCGGTGATCATCATCTCCAACTCCAGCCAGCAGCAGAGTGCCTGGGCTTCTGTCCTTTGGTTCAACATGATCAGTCTGGACACAAAG GATGTCATGTTCTTCGCCAACTGTCCTGCAGCCACTTGGCCGCAGTTTGGAGAAATGTTGAGCTGGCAGTTTCTCTCTGCCACTAAACGCGGTCTGAATGATGCTCAGTTGGAGATGATTGCACACAGACTCTTTG GAAAGAAACAGGACTATGGCACCTGTAAAGTAGCTTGGTCGAAATTCAGCAAG GAAAATCCTCCTGACACATTCTGGGTGTGGTTCGATGGCATTTTGGTGATGGTGAAAACATACCTTGAAAACCTGTGGAGGGATGG TCACATCATGGGTTTTGTGAACAAATCCAAAGAGAAGTCACtcctgaagaaaaaacagagaggcaCGTTCTTGTTGCGCTTCAGTGAAAGTGTCATCGGAGCAATCACCTTCTCTTGGGTGGACACCACTATAACTG gTGAACCTGACATAAAGACAGTGCAGCCCTTCACCAAAGTCGACCTCTCCCAGATTCCCTTCCATGAAATCATCAGGAATTTCCAGATCTTAGAGGCTGAAAACATTCCAGAAAATCCTCTAGTTTACCTTTATCCCAACACCCCCAAAGATGAGGCTTTCGGGAAATACTACACTGAGAAGACTGGAA GTGACAGTCCTTACATCAAGTACATCAAAACCaagctgatgtttgtttcaaaGGA GAACACACTGGAGGCTAAGTCACCCATGCCCTCTGACATGGCACAGGGTGAGGCCCTGGAGCCAATCAATGGCCTGTGTGAGGAGGCAGCTG aACAAAACGAGGATCCTCAAACTTTGACTTCGCCTCTGGAGATGTATCACCCTGATCCCATGCTGTCCAGCTCTGTCGCCGGCCCAGAGGAAGATTTACTGATGTATCTCAACAACCCCAACCTCTTTGCTGACATCATGCAAGAAGAGCCGGCGCTGCCTGATTACAGTCTTCAAGCATTTCATGGCCTGCCTGTACAATCCTGTGGAAGCATTTTCCAATAA
- the stat2 gene encoding signal transducer and activator of transcription 2 isoform X1 yields MAQWEKLRQLPAVYGQQLHELYDRDALPMDVRHYLSAWIEKQEWQRAARDHDLAMVLFQVLLENLDIQHSRFVQEESFLLQHNIRRYKQNFQRYLDDPCALASTILWFLEKEKEILRSADLAEQVQFLRVEQEAMETSSQQDLERKMAGLKNEVQCMEHTMLCLEEQQDEFDFKYQTHKMEAAVVDEAEKQEKIKLFQLLINRLNDCRKSTLADLNKLLDKIEELNDMLVKKELVEWQRRQQKACIGAPDNVCLDQLENWFTCVAVCLFQVREFLSKLEELVGKLSYANDPVKAQKPALQSRTDTLLEDLLKSSFVVETQPSMPQGKGPLVLRTNVQFSVKTRLLVKVPELNHSMKVNVSMDREAPQMKGYRRFNVLGSKTKALNMAESQSGGMVADFRHLTLKEQKSGGGKGVSDISLSVTEELHLIYFDTVFEFKGLSVELQACSLPVIIISNSSQQQSAWASVLWFNMISLDTKDVMFFANCPAATWPQFGEMLSWQFLSATKRGLNDAQLEMIAHRLFGKKQDYGTCKVAWSKFSKENPPDTFWVWFDGILVMVKTYLENLWRDGHIMGFVNKSKEKSLLKKKQRGTFLLRFSESVIGAITFSWVDTTITGEPDIKTVQPFTKVDLSQIPFHEIIRNFQILEAENIPENPLVYLYPNTPKDEAFGKYYTEKTGSDSPYIKYIKTKLMFVSKENTLEAKSPMPSDMAQGEALEPINGLCEEAAEQNEDPQTLTSPLEMYHPDPMLSSSVAGPEEDLLMYLNNPNLFADIMQEEPALPDYSLQAFHGLPVQSCGSIFQ; encoded by the exons ATGGCACAGTGGGAGAAACTGAGGCAGCTACCTGCTGTCTATGGACAGCAGCTCCACGAGCTCTACGACAGGGATGCTTTGCCTATGGATGTGCGGCACTACCTGTCAGCCTGGATAGAGAAGCAGGAGTG GCAACGAGCAGCCCGGGACCATGATTTGGCTATGGTGCTGTTCCAGGTCCTGCTGGAGAATCTGGATATCCAACACAGCCGTTTTGTGCAGGAGGAGTCGTTCTTACTGCAGCACAACATCAGACGTTATAAACAGAACTTTCAG AGGTACCTGGATGACCCGTGTGCCTTGGCAAGCACAATCCTGTGGTTtttggaaaaagagaaagaaatcctCCGGAGCGCTGATCTGGCCGAGCAG GTCCAGTTTTTGCGTGTTGAGCAGGAAGCCATGGAGACCAGCAGTCAGCAGGACCTTGAACGTAAAATGGCTGGCCTCAAGAACGAAGTGCAG TGCATGGAGCATACAATGTTATGTCTGGAGGAGCAGCAAGAtgagtttgattttaaataccAGACTCACAAGATGGAAG CAGCTGTGGTTGACGAGGCAGAGAAGCAAGAAAAAATCAAACTCTTTCAGTTACTTATCAACAGACTGAATGACTGTCGAAAG AGCACGCTGGCAGACCTAAATAAGCTGCTGGATAAAATTGAGGAACTGAACGACATGCTGGTGAAGAAGGAACTGGTGGAGTggcagaggaggcagcagaaaGCTTGCATTGGTGCTCCAGACAATGTTTGCCTGGATCAGCTCGAGAACTG GTTCAcctgtgttgcagtgtgtctGTTCCAGGTGCGGGAGTTTCTTAGTAAGCTGGAGGAGCTGGTTGGAAAATTGTCCTATGCCAATGACCCTGTGAAGGCCCAAAAACCGGCACTGCAGAGCAGAACAGATACTCTTTTAGAAGACTTACTCAAGAG TTCCTTCGTGGTTGAGACTCAGCCCTCCATGCCTCAGGGGAAAGGACCCCTGGTACTCCGCACAAACGTCCAGTTCTCTGTCAAGACCAG ACTTCTCGTTAAAGTTCCTGAGCTGAACCACTCCATGAAAGTGAATGTGTCCATGGACAG GGAGGCTCCTCAGATGAAAGG ATATCGACGCTTTAATGTTCTGGGCTCTAAAACCAAGGCTTTGAACATGGCAGAGAGCCAGAGTGGAGGCATGGTGGCAGACTTCAGACATCTG ACTCTGAAGGAGCAGAAGTCTGGAGGTGGCAAAGGAGTGAGTGAT attTCTCTCAGTGTTACGGAGGAGCTGCATCTCATCTACTTTGACACTGTATTTGAGTTTAAAGGCTTGTCAGTTGAGCTGcag GCCTGCTCCCTCCCGGTGATCATCATCTCCAACTCCAGCCAGCAGCAGAGTGCCTGGGCTTCTGTCCTTTGGTTCAACATGATCAGTCTGGACACAAAG GATGTCATGTTCTTCGCCAACTGTCCTGCAGCCACTTGGCCGCAGTTTGGAGAAATGTTGAGCTGGCAGTTTCTCTCTGCCACTAAACGCGGTCTGAATGATGCTCAGTTGGAGATGATTGCACACAGACTCTTTG GAAAGAAACAGGACTATGGCACCTGTAAAGTAGCTTGGTCGAAATTCAGCAAG GAAAATCCTCCTGACACATTCTGGGTGTGGTTCGATGGCATTTTGGTGATGGTGAAAACATACCTTGAAAACCTGTGGAGGGATGG TCACATCATGGGTTTTGTGAACAAATCCAAAGAGAAGTCACtcctgaagaaaaaacagagaggcaCGTTCTTGTTGCGCTTCAGTGAAAGTGTCATCGGAGCAATCACCTTCTCTTGGGTGGACACCACTATAACTG gTGAACCTGACATAAAGACAGTGCAGCCCTTCACCAAAGTCGACCTCTCCCAGATTCCCTTCCATGAAATCATCAGGAATTTCCAGATCTTAGAGGCTGAAAACATTCCAGAAAATCCTCTAGTTTACCTTTATCCCAACACCCCCAAAGATGAGGCTTTCGGGAAATACTACACTGAGAAGACTGGAA GTGACAGTCCTTACATCAAGTACATCAAAACCaagctgatgtttgtttcaaaGGA GAACACACTGGAGGCTAAGTCACCCATGCCCTCTGACATGGCACAGGGTGAGGCCCTGGAGCCAATCAATGGCCTGTGTGAGGAGGCAGCTG aACAAAACGAGGATCCTCAAACTTTGACTTCGCCTCTGGAGATGTATCACCCTGATCCCATGCTGTCCAGCTCTGTCGCCGGCCCAGAGGAAGATTTACTGATGTATCTCAACAACCCCAACCTCTTTGCTGACATCATGCAAGAAGAGCCGGCGCTGCCTGATTACAGTCTTCAAGCATTTCATGGCCTGCCTGTACAATCCTGTGGAAGCATTTTCCAATAA
- the stat2 gene encoding signal transducer and activator of transcription 2 isoform X5: METSSQQDLERKMAGLKNEVQCMEHTMLCLEEQQDEFDFKYQTHKMEAAVVDEAEKQEKIKLFQLLINRLNDCRKSTLADLNKLLDKIEELNDMLVKKELVEWQRRQQKACIGAPDNVCLDQLENWFTCVAVCLFQVREFLSKLEELVGKLSYANDPVKAQKPALQSRTDTLLEDLLKSSFVVETQPSMPQGKGPLVLRTNVQFSVKTRLLVKVPELNHSMKVNVSMDREAPQMKGYRRFNVLGSKTKALNMAESQSGGMVADFRHLTLKEQKSGGGKGVSDISLSVTEELHLIYFDTVFEFKGLSVELQACSLPVIIISNSSQQQSAWASVLWFNMISLDTKDVMFFANCPAATWPQFGEMLSWQFLSATKRGLNDAQLEMIAHRLFGKKQDYGTCKVAWSKFSKENPPDTFWVWFDGILVMVKTYLENLWRDGHIMGFVNKSKEKSLLKKKQRGTFLLRFSESVIGAITFSWVDTTITGEPDIKTVQPFTKVDLSQIPFHEIIRNFQILEAENIPENPLVYLYPNTPKDEAFGKYYTEKTGSDSPYIKYIKTKLMFVSKENTLEAKSPMPSDMAQGEALEPINGLCEEAAEQNEDPQTLTSPLEMYHPDPMLSSSVAGPEEDLLMYLNNPNLFADIMQEEPALPDYSLQAFHGLPVQSCGSIFQ, encoded by the exons ATGGAGACCAGCAGTCAGCAGGACCTTGAACGTAAAATGGCTGGCCTCAAGAACGAAGTGCAG TGCATGGAGCATACAATGTTATGTCTGGAGGAGCAGCAAGAtgagtttgattttaaataccAGACTCACAAGATGGAAG CAGCTGTGGTTGACGAGGCAGAGAAGCAAGAAAAAATCAAACTCTTTCAGTTACTTATCAACAGACTGAATGACTGTCGAAAG AGCACGCTGGCAGACCTAAATAAGCTGCTGGATAAAATTGAGGAACTGAACGACATGCTGGTGAAGAAGGAACTGGTGGAGTggcagaggaggcagcagaaaGCTTGCATTGGTGCTCCAGACAATGTTTGCCTGGATCAGCTCGAGAACTG GTTCAcctgtgttgcagtgtgtctGTTCCAGGTGCGGGAGTTTCTTAGTAAGCTGGAGGAGCTGGTTGGAAAATTGTCCTATGCCAATGACCCTGTGAAGGCCCAAAAACCGGCACTGCAGAGCAGAACAGATACTCTTTTAGAAGACTTACTCAAGAG TTCCTTCGTGGTTGAGACTCAGCCCTCCATGCCTCAGGGGAAAGGACCCCTGGTACTCCGCACAAACGTCCAGTTCTCTGTCAAGACCAG ACTTCTCGTTAAAGTTCCTGAGCTGAACCACTCCATGAAAGTGAATGTGTCCATGGACAG GGAGGCTCCTCAGATGAAAGG ATATCGACGCTTTAATGTTCTGGGCTCTAAAACCAAGGCTTTGAACATGGCAGAGAGCCAGAGTGGAGGCATGGTGGCAGACTTCAGACATCTG ACTCTGAAGGAGCAGAAGTCTGGAGGTGGCAAAGGAGTGAGTGAT attTCTCTCAGTGTTACGGAGGAGCTGCATCTCATCTACTTTGACACTGTATTTGAGTTTAAAGGCTTGTCAGTTGAGCTGcag GCCTGCTCCCTCCCGGTGATCATCATCTCCAACTCCAGCCAGCAGCAGAGTGCCTGGGCTTCTGTCCTTTGGTTCAACATGATCAGTCTGGACACAAAG GATGTCATGTTCTTCGCCAACTGTCCTGCAGCCACTTGGCCGCAGTTTGGAGAAATGTTGAGCTGGCAGTTTCTCTCTGCCACTAAACGCGGTCTGAATGATGCTCAGTTGGAGATGATTGCACACAGACTCTTTG GAAAGAAACAGGACTATGGCACCTGTAAAGTAGCTTGGTCGAAATTCAGCAAG GAAAATCCTCCTGACACATTCTGGGTGTGGTTCGATGGCATTTTGGTGATGGTGAAAACATACCTTGAAAACCTGTGGAGGGATGG TCACATCATGGGTTTTGTGAACAAATCCAAAGAGAAGTCACtcctgaagaaaaaacagagaggcaCGTTCTTGTTGCGCTTCAGTGAAAGTGTCATCGGAGCAATCACCTTCTCTTGGGTGGACACCACTATAACTG gTGAACCTGACATAAAGACAGTGCAGCCCTTCACCAAAGTCGACCTCTCCCAGATTCCCTTCCATGAAATCATCAGGAATTTCCAGATCTTAGAGGCTGAAAACATTCCAGAAAATCCTCTAGTTTACCTTTATCCCAACACCCCCAAAGATGAGGCTTTCGGGAAATACTACACTGAGAAGACTGGAA GTGACAGTCCTTACATCAAGTACATCAAAACCaagctgatgtttgtttcaaaGGA GAACACACTGGAGGCTAAGTCACCCATGCCCTCTGACATGGCACAGGGTGAGGCCCTGGAGCCAATCAATGGCCTGTGTGAGGAGGCAGCTG aACAAAACGAGGATCCTCAAACTTTGACTTCGCCTCTGGAGATGTATCACCCTGATCCCATGCTGTCCAGCTCTGTCGCCGGCCCAGAGGAAGATTTACTGATGTATCTCAACAACCCCAACCTCTTTGCTGACATCATGCAAGAAGAGCCGGCGCTGCCTGATTACAGTCTTCAAGCATTTCATGGCCTGCCTGTACAATCCTGTGGAAGCATTTTCCAATAA